In a single window of the Gossypium hirsutum isolate 1008001.06 chromosome D02, Gossypium_hirsutum_v2.1, whole genome shotgun sequence genome:
- the LOC107909291 gene encoding putative ubiquitin-conjugating enzyme E2 38 isoform X1, which produces MDLRVDDASISKRLKPTQILLSDAMDIEQVEDPTTVLIDSEKAGMGTKGKTKICCDKKWEDHVKDASASDQGISVSIAGSEDSDNPFKSSTSASINSNNINSSNSDLSYPDDDEDCDDYADDVSDYGDNDDFLYEDDYAIMQSHFDNVDLPPGVEASIPWLKGSAPLGNLPPAVGVSLSTTPCLAESKKATTSNLADSELKSVSTNTSMVLRESGSDRKEGNEENGVVQNSLSFKHFDIVDDFSDHHYSNLNSSGEQPKEWAKQIQEEWKILEKDLPETIYVRVYEARMDLLRAVIIGPTGTPYHDGLFVFDCFFPPKYPKEPPMVYYYSGGLRLNPNLYNCGKVCLSLLGTWHGHQNEMWVPGQSTMLQVLVSIQALILNARPFFNEPGYETSYVGAEGDRRSRKYNEEVFILSLKTMIYTLRRPPKHFEDFVTGHFRNRAQDILVACQAYKEGAIVGSVAVKEGVPDANKIVKGSSEEFKGTIPKMINAVAKEFVKNGSTNCEQFQSCRS; this is translated from the exons ATGGATCTTCGTGTAGACGACGCTTCGATCTCCAAGCGACTCAAACCAACccag ATTCTTCTTTCTGATGCAATGGATATTGAACAAGTTGAAGATCCAACAACCGTTTTGATTGATTCTGAGAAAGCTGGTATGGGCACCAAGGGGAAGACTAAAATATGCTGTGACAAGAAGTGGGAAGACCATGTGAAG gATGCTTCAGCCAGTGATCAGGGTATTTCTGTCAGTATAGCAGGGTCTGAGGATAGTGACAATCCCTTCAAGAGTTCTACTTCTGCATCAATCAATTCGAATAATATCAATAGTTCTAACTCTGATTTGTCATATCCTGATGATGATGAGGATTGTGATGACTATGCTGATGATGTTTCTGATTATGGTGACAATGATGATTTTTTATATGAAGATGATTATGCAATTATGCAATCCCATTTTGATAATGTGGATCTTCCTCCTGGGGTAGAGGCTTCAATTCCTTGGCTGAAAGGCTCTGCTCCACTTGGAAATCTACCTCCTGCCGTGGGTGTCTCACTCTCAACAACCCCATGTCTGGCTGAAAGCAAGAAAGCGACAACATCAAATTTGGCTGATAGCGAACTGAAGTCGGTTTCTACCAATACTTCAATGGTCTTAAGAGAGTCAGGGTCTGATCGGAAAGAAGGAAATGAAGAAAATGGAGTCGTGCAAAATTCTCTCAGTTTCAAACATTTTGATATTGTGGATGATTTCTCAGATCATCATTACAGCAATTTGAATTCATCAGGAGAG CAACCAAAGGAGTGGGCAAAGCAAATACAAGAGGAGTGGAAGATTCTGGAAAAGGACTTACCAG AAACTATATATGTGAGAGTTTATGAAGCAAGGATGGATCTTTTAAGGGCTGTTATTATAGGACCTACTGGTACTCCATACCATGATGGCCTTTTTGTTTTTGATTGTTTCTTCCCTCCAAAATATCCCAAAGAGCCACCG ATGGTTTATTATTATTCTGGTGGCCTCCGGTtaaatccaaatttatacaaCTGCGGTAAAGTGTGTCTAAGCCTTTTGGGCACCTGGCATGGGCATCAGAATGAGATGTGGGTTCCGGGGCAATCGACCATGCTACAAGTATTGGTTTCCATACAAGCTCTTATTCTGAATGCTAGACCTTTCTTTAATGAACCTGGGTATGAAACTTCGTATGTTGGGGCTGAAGGTGACAGGAGGTCCAGGAAGTACAATGAGGAAGTATTTATTCTATCATTAAAGACAATGATTTACACACTAAGAAGACCGCCAAAG CATTTTGAGGACTTTGTTACTGGTCATTTTCGCAACCGTGCACAAGACATCCTTGTGGCATGTCAAGCATATAAAGAGGGTGCTATAGTAGGCTCTGTTGCGGTTAAAGAAGGTGTTCCAGATGCTAACAAAATTGTAAAGGGTAGCTCTGAGGAATTTAAAGGAACGATTCCAAAGATGATCAATGCGGTGGCTAAAGAATTTGTGAAAAACGGGTCAACGAACTGTGAGCAGTTTCAGAGTTGCAGAAGCTGA
- the LOC107909291 gene encoding putative ubiquitin-conjugating enzyme E2 38 isoform X2 yields MSFILLSDAMDIEQVEDPTTVLIDSEKAGMGTKGKTKICCDKKWEDHVKDASASDQGISVSIAGSEDSDNPFKSSTSASINSNNINSSNSDLSYPDDDEDCDDYADDVSDYGDNDDFLYEDDYAIMQSHFDNVDLPPGVEASIPWLKGSAPLGNLPPAVGVSLSTTPCLAESKKATTSNLADSELKSVSTNTSMVLRESGSDRKEGNEENGVVQNSLSFKHFDIVDDFSDHHYSNLNSSGEQPKEWAKQIQEEWKILEKDLPETIYVRVYEARMDLLRAVIIGPTGTPYHDGLFVFDCFFPPKYPKEPPMVYYYSGGLRLNPNLYNCGKVCLSLLGTWHGHQNEMWVPGQSTMLQVLVSIQALILNARPFFNEPGYETSYVGAEGDRRSRKYNEEVFILSLKTMIYTLRRPPKHFEDFVTGHFRNRAQDILVACQAYKEGAIVGSVAVKEGVPDANKIVKGSSEEFKGTIPKMINAVAKEFVKNGSTNCEQFQSCRS; encoded by the exons ATGAGCTTT ATTCTTCTTTCTGATGCAATGGATATTGAACAAGTTGAAGATCCAACAACCGTTTTGATTGATTCTGAGAAAGCTGGTATGGGCACCAAGGGGAAGACTAAAATATGCTGTGACAAGAAGTGGGAAGACCATGTGAAG gATGCTTCAGCCAGTGATCAGGGTATTTCTGTCAGTATAGCAGGGTCTGAGGATAGTGACAATCCCTTCAAGAGTTCTACTTCTGCATCAATCAATTCGAATAATATCAATAGTTCTAACTCTGATTTGTCATATCCTGATGATGATGAGGATTGTGATGACTATGCTGATGATGTTTCTGATTATGGTGACAATGATGATTTTTTATATGAAGATGATTATGCAATTATGCAATCCCATTTTGATAATGTGGATCTTCCTCCTGGGGTAGAGGCTTCAATTCCTTGGCTGAAAGGCTCTGCTCCACTTGGAAATCTACCTCCTGCCGTGGGTGTCTCACTCTCAACAACCCCATGTCTGGCTGAAAGCAAGAAAGCGACAACATCAAATTTGGCTGATAGCGAACTGAAGTCGGTTTCTACCAATACTTCAATGGTCTTAAGAGAGTCAGGGTCTGATCGGAAAGAAGGAAATGAAGAAAATGGAGTCGTGCAAAATTCTCTCAGTTTCAAACATTTTGATATTGTGGATGATTTCTCAGATCATCATTACAGCAATTTGAATTCATCAGGAGAG CAACCAAAGGAGTGGGCAAAGCAAATACAAGAGGAGTGGAAGATTCTGGAAAAGGACTTACCAG AAACTATATATGTGAGAGTTTATGAAGCAAGGATGGATCTTTTAAGGGCTGTTATTATAGGACCTACTGGTACTCCATACCATGATGGCCTTTTTGTTTTTGATTGTTTCTTCCCTCCAAAATATCCCAAAGAGCCACCG ATGGTTTATTATTATTCTGGTGGCCTCCGGTtaaatccaaatttatacaaCTGCGGTAAAGTGTGTCTAAGCCTTTTGGGCACCTGGCATGGGCATCAGAATGAGATGTGGGTTCCGGGGCAATCGACCATGCTACAAGTATTGGTTTCCATACAAGCTCTTATTCTGAATGCTAGACCTTTCTTTAATGAACCTGGGTATGAAACTTCGTATGTTGGGGCTGAAGGTGACAGGAGGTCCAGGAAGTACAATGAGGAAGTATTTATTCTATCATTAAAGACAATGATTTACACACTAAGAAGACCGCCAAAG CATTTTGAGGACTTTGTTACTGGTCATTTTCGCAACCGTGCACAAGACATCCTTGTGGCATGTCAAGCATATAAAGAGGGTGCTATAGTAGGCTCTGTTGCGGTTAAAGAAGGTGTTCCAGATGCTAACAAAATTGTAAAGGGTAGCTCTGAGGAATTTAAAGGAACGATTCCAAAGATGATCAATGCGGTGGCTAAAGAATTTGTGAAAAACGGGTCAACGAACTGTGAGCAGTTTCAGAGTTGCAGAAGCTGA